In Phoenix dactylifera cultivar Barhee BC4 chromosome 1, palm_55x_up_171113_PBpolish2nd_filt_p, whole genome shotgun sequence, the genomic stretch AAGGGTGTGTCTTCGATCCAGTTCCCTAGTTTTGTGagtggaaaagaaaagaagctaGTTTCCTAGTGTGTCAAGCATCACGATCAGGATCTGACCAAGTTTACATGGTCGCAGGCAGAACACATTGGCTTAAAGTATTTGACCAGCAAAAATAGAATTATAGGGCAAAAAGAAAGAGCACATTCTCCAGCAATCTTGTTTTCTCTGGAGATTCACATCTGTCTAGAATTGTAAATTTAAGGGTATTGCCGAAAATGCTAAACCTCTACCTTGGAAGCTATAAATTTGTTCTTTGGTTGCATTCCCAATTTCCCATAAAACATGCCTTTCTTTTAATGGGGAGCATGTTCAGCCTTTGAAAACTCTAGTTGGTTGGCAATTGAGGTTAGTTTATGAGTCACGAGGAGAGTACTAGGTTGCCATCCATTCCTAGTTGAGCCACTTCTTCACATCTTCTATATGTCTATCTTCATCCCCAGCTGAGTGATTACATGTTATCCACCTAGAGAAGACCAAATCTAGAAGTGCAATTGAACCTTGAGTCCTATCAATGGAAGAGCTTTACTCATCATCTATCAAACAGTAATCCTTCATCGAAATTCTTTCTGTGAAGGCGTCTTGAGGCGTTTTCTTTCATTTGGCATGTTGCCATACAAGTAAAGGAGATGGGTTCACAGGGGGTTATACAAAGCTAAAATATACACAATCATTCCACAGTTATTCAGATATATTCTTACACATTTTGATAGGTGTCCCTGAagcttttttcaaaaaaaaaaaaaaaaactgtaacATGGACATGTGCAATTCatgtttaaaaaaagaaaaaaaccggGAGAAAGTTGGGGTTCATGGGCTTTGTGGATTGGAGAGAGTGCTCCCAAACTGTTtcaatttcaaattatttgagTGGATCATAAGGTTGCAGAGATGACGGAAAGGATTAAAAATTGGAAAGAAATCGTTTAAAGTTTGAAATTAGTGGGACGATCAATAGGATTGAAGAGATAATAACTTGTCTAGTTGTTAAAGAGGAAgatgaaaaaaaaggaacataCTTTTTTTGATATTTACTGAAGATACCACATGATTTCTaagtaatatttttctaaaatactAAGGGCACTTTTATATACAAATTTGTCAAGTAAAATCTATTTGGCATTTTCCTCTCTCATTTTATAATACATCATAGATAAGAAAAGGTTCTTGCATGCTATAATATGGCATTTCTGCTTAGCATAAAATTTTTAGTTGTTCTTTGGGCAATGGgaaggttgctccattgtgatTTGGGTGTCATTGTTTCGAAGCACAGAAACAACATTTCCGCACATGAGGTAAGGCTGCATATGTTTTACCCTCCCTAGATCCCACAATAGTAGGAGTTTCATGCACTGGGTTACTATTTATGGTAACTCATTTGTTAGTCAATCTATTGAAGGGAGGAATCATTTTTATCCATCTTGGAAGAGAACTCTTCTATTGTGTTTGAACCATATGTATGCATTAGGTCTTGTGTGTGGACCTTTTATCCTACTGTTTCCACTGCCAAGTAGCTGCAAGGACTCATCCTTATTTCTTCTTGACCCACTTATATTCTTCCCTCATAGAATATGTTTaatttttggttatttttgtaAGCAATTTCTACCTTTTTGGCCCTTATACTTGATTGGTAGGTTTAATGCAGCAGACTTTTTGGAGAGACTGAGAGGTAAAAGATTGATGCTTGTGGGTGATTCAATGAACCGGAATCAGTATGAATCCTTGCTTTGCCTTCTACGTGAAGCCTTGCCTGATAAGAGCAAAATGTATGAGACCCGAGGGAATAGAATAACTAAAGGACGTGGCTACTTTATATTCAAGTTTGTGGTAAGAGAATTATTCATTCTACGTTTTAACTTGTATTTATTAAACAAGATCATGATCTGTCAAGCCTGAGAATTGAATTCTTGTCTATCGTCAGTTTATTTTCAAGTGCCTAAATTCTgctgaattaaattatttttttttctgaagtaGCAGTAATGAATACTTTTGTTTCAAGATGTGAGTAGAGCAATGATACAACCAATTTGGAAAAATAATCAACCATGAGCCCTAAAATATATCCACTTGCAGAATATACTTCTGCATCTCTCTTCTCTTTATTGGATGAACGGCCAACAATTGATCATCTGGttgtttttgttattttggCAGGATTATAACTGCACTGTAGAGTTTGTTCGCTCCCATTTTCTTGTTAGAGAAGGGAAACGTGTCAATGGACGGGGCAATTCATCACCCACCCTTGCAATAGATTGTATTGACAAATCAGCTCACCGATGGAAGAAAGCTGACATTCTGGTTTTTAATACTGGTCATTGGTGGACTCATGGGAAGACAGCAAGAGGGTAAATCATATCTTTTGCTCCTTGCCCCTCATTTTCACTAGTTTAGTCTTGAGCTAGCATAAGTACCATAATTTCTGCTGCTTTGCTTGACACACACGTGACTAATAGACAGCTTTAATTGATCAGGAAGAATTACTATCAAGAAGGTGATGTTCTCTATCCGCAGTTTGATGCAATTGATGCTTTTAGGAGAGCCATGAGAACTTGGGGAAAGTGGATTGACAATAACTTGGACCCTGCAAGGAAGTTGGTTTTTTACCGGGGGTATTCTGCTGCTCATTTCAGGTGCTGATTACTTTTTTGTATAATATTTAGCAGTTCTGTTGTTCATCTGACATATTTCTACAATTCTTTAATTCAATACTCAAgcctcttttctcttctctttaaTTAGGGGTGGAGATTGGGACTCTGGTGGCACATGCAATGGAGAGACGGATCCTATTTCAAGCGGAGCTTTCCTTGATAGTTACCCTTTGAAAATGAAAGTTGTGGAGGAGGTTATTCATGAAATGCATTTTCCGGTTATTCTCTTAAATGTAACAAAGCTGACCAACTTCCGTAAAGATGGGCATCCATCAATTTATGGTAAGACCCAAACACAAGGGCAGAAAGTTTCTAGAAGGAAGCAGGATTGCAGCCATTGGTGTCTCCCTGGGATTCCGGATTCATGGAATGAGTTGATATACTCTACTCTTGTCCTTGAGCAAAAACTACATATGGCGAAGTAAAGATGGTTGGTTTATGTGGTTGATTCATCGGTTGAGTCACGTTTTTCTCATGTGGCACATAGTTGTAACTTTACCGGTCATGACTAATATGAGAGGAGTTGAACGGATCTTCAGTTTTTCTCATTATTAAGAAAATCATTTTGTTCTtgtcagaaaagaaaaaagaaaaagaaaagcatttTACCAATGGAAATGCCTCCATAGTTTCTGAgctgtagatatgttgaaggcTGTGGTTTCCatttaaagaaaaaagtatAGCAGAATTTTATGTTGTGGGGTGCTGCATTTTCATATGAATCTACTTTTAGGATACAACCTGGTTGCTGTTTAATTGTCAAAATTCTGATTGCaatgttagaaaaaaaaaatcaggtttCCTACTCAGACCCTTCTAACTATTATACATCTGTGATTATTCTCATCTGTTATGACCAGGATGCATAATAATTAAGTTAGCGAATCATCTTCGAGAACACCTATGTTGCAGGTGAGCAGCTCGACTCAATCTTAAAGGGTGTTGTACCGCGCTTTTTTCGTACACAACCGCTCCTTTCAGATTAATGTTATGCCTGCCTCTAGCATCTAGATGAGAAGAGCTGTGTTTTGTTAAACAGAACTGTAAAGGATAAGAGAAATTTCTCTTATGTTTGTGGACAATCTTTAGCAAGGATTGTGAGGCTGGCAGGGAATGACCCGTCTGGAGTTCTCTGTTCCTAACTGTTAATATGCTAATACTGCTTGATTCTGGCATTCTTTGATTCTTTTTACAAATGGCTTGACACCACTGGGTTTATGAGGTCAATTTCTTTGACTGTCCCATAAACTCTCATAACAGCGTGTACTGGGTTACAGACGCGTGgtttgcatgtatacctttaCCAACACCTGACGTTTAATTAAATACATCAGTGTCTAGTCTATTGGCTATTGACTACCAGCACTTTCCTTCCCAAAACCTTTGTTCCTGTTGATGCCTATCCATATGAGCTGAATAGATGGGTGGTTTCTTTCTCAAATCATCCTCGTGGACAAACCTTATGGACCATCAATTTAGATGTcttatcatatgctatgattttaTTTTACCTAAACTGATTGTATTCTAAGGACATCAAAGCTACTCCTGCTGCCAGCCTACCTCCCCTTAGCATATGTGAAAAGTTGTAGCCACAACTACCCAACCGTGCAGTTTAGTGGCACAGACATATGCAGTGCTAGTAACGCATCCGAAAATGAAAtgttttcttattcttttcGTTATTTTCGGTAGTGGAAGGGAGAGGCCAAGTCTCTTCTAGTTACAAACTGTCAACAACATTCTATCCTCACCCCTCATCCCTAGTTTGCATGGTACAGCTTCTTGTCCGTTAAAGAAAGATGTGGGTGGCTCAAATCTGGGCAGCCGGTTTTGAGAGTAATAGTTCAGTCTGCTAAGAGATATTGGCTCATATAAGATTTACGAAAGGAGAAATTATTGGCTGGACTATGTCCACTAGCTCAAAGGTGGATTAGTCCAACCACGAGCCagacaaacaaaaaacaaataGATGGAAAAGAGATATTTATTTGTGTCAAATTATGGTTGGACTAGCCTGGTCAATAAGCTCAGCAGTGGATTTGGTctaattaaaaatttcacaCATAAAAGAGTGCAAGAAAATTCTATCCAAGTTCGGACTATCCGGAGGTCTGGTTCCGTCTGAGCTAGGATAGTGTCGATTGACATAGAATCAGTCAGCCACCCAGTTCTCCCCTCTAgtgtttttgttttttagagtttgggcattctttttcttatgcatcttttatgcaattaaaGTACCGGCATTCGCAGCTACATAATACGCAATCGTGGCAGGCGGGTGCCCAAGACTTGGGTGGGTGGGATTCCACTTCCACCTACCCGTTGAAGCGTCCCAGCCATGGTCTCGGATTGAGGGTTGTACGGACAAGACGCTACTTAGTCATGGTCAATCCGCTCGCAACGGATAAGAATACGGAAATAAGCTTTTCCTGCACGGCAACTACAATGTCGAATAAATATTTCTATAGGACCCAAGTGACAAAGGAAGACTGCACGAAGGCTTCCATATGTTTACTttaatgcgtgtgaccccagcTTTAAAGTTTTTTAAAGCAGAAAGGCTGAGATCACTGCACT encodes the following:
- the LOC103701514 gene encoding protein trichome birefringence-like 5, which gives rise to MALSFPLSAFHPINRFLLASVLLLCLFLLSALFLTRRSPPSPFSLSFALFLPSPPSPSPPPLPSLYRPPPPPPLSAPPGPSLSEPRPADAVGPREVDDGIASVPELAVSEPEPEAAPDRDDAEAREGRPAGRREGKCDIYQGRWERDEEGWYPLYSPGSCPYVDEAFSCQENGRPDRDYLKWRWKPKDCDLPRFNAADFLERLRGKRLMLVGDSMNRNQYESLLCLLREALPDKSKMYETRGNRITKGRGYFIFKFVDYNCTVEFVRSHFLVREGKRVNGRGNSSPTLAIDCIDKSAHRWKKADILVFNTGHWWTHGKTARGKNYYQEGDVLYPQFDAIDAFRRAMRTWGKWIDNNLDPARKLVFYRGYSAAHFRGGDWDSGGTCNGETDPISSGAFLDSYPLKMKVVEEVIHEMHFPVILLNVTKLTNFRKDGHPSIYGKTQTQGQKVSRRKQDCSHWCLPGIPDSWNELIYSTLVLEQKLHMAK